Genomic DNA from Chlorocebus sabaeus isolate Y175 chromosome 6, mChlSab1.0.hap1, whole genome shotgun sequence:
GTAAAAACTGTTACTCCTGGAAGGACCTGCTGTTGCCAGGGGGAAGAGATGCTGCTGCCCTagtcttttctccctttccaacCCCTGTTCCGGCCTGCCCCTAACACAGCTGCAGGTGAAGAGGGGTGTCTGTAGTCTCTACCCTGCACAGTGatgcctaggtgggcagatctgGAGCCCAGCCCTTGTCTGGCAATGACATCCCATAGGATTTTCCCTTGACACTGAGACTAGGGCCTCCAAGGGTTGGGAGAACACTCAGTCCTCAGAGAGGTTACCAGCCTGAGCCCACCAGTCCTCCTTGCTCCAAGTCAGCGCTGATGATTCCCATGATACCTCTCCCACCCTAGCTCAGCTGTCCAGTCACCCTTACCCTAACAGCACCCTACTCCCTGAAGTGGTCATGAGCAGCCAAGGCTTTCTACCTATATCCACCTATCAGTGGGAGTACCCGCTGAAGAGCTGTACTCATGGGGAGATTCAGCATCTCACCCTTAGTACAAGAGGAACAAAGGGAACCAGTGGGGTCACAGCACTTCGTACAGCTGGGAGCCAAGGATCCAACTTGAATCTGCCAACCCCCAGATTTGTGGGTGGTACTGTGGCTAAACTTGATGCCTGAAACCTGCATGCTCCCCTCCACACCCTATCATGGCTGTCCCCTGGGCCATGGGCCAAGCCAAACCCCAGGAGAGGACCCAGACAGGCCAGATTCTCCCTAGCCAACCAAGATCATGCGATCCAGCAGGAGCAAACTGACACCTGGTGATCCAGATTCTGCCTCAGGATGTCTTTGTAAAACTCCTTTACACCTAGGAAACAATTTCCTGGTTTTAAAACTGGAGGATTTTACCTGGAAATTCAGATTTTTCGGGACTTTCCTGGTCTCATGTTTACAAGCAGCAGGTGATGAGGGTGTAGGACCCTGCAGACGGATCCCCAACCAGTCTGAGAAGCAAAGACTGCAGGCCCTGGGCCAGTTTCCCTGCCCTGTGGTGATCATTCCCATCACTAGAGCTGAAGACTTCTCCCACCCTGGCCCCAGGCACATTGGAAGGATTCAGTCAGGAGTAGATCCAGCAGCAAACCAGTGGAAACGCAGCTTAGGTGAAAGTGGACAGACGCTGAGAGCGCAAGTTCAGCATACTGCAGGCTTCAGGGCAGCATCTCCAGGACCCAGTGCCATTGACTCTTTTGCCCTAGCCATCTTCCCCTTCCATCCCATTGTCCAGGTCCTTCACACagcccctctcccccacccctccaATGGATGACTTGGGTGCAGGTAACACAGGGTGAAAGGCAGTTTCAAAGAAGGGGTCTGTGTGCAGCAGGGTACAGCTTGAGCCTTAAACCCCACTCAAGGTCTCGCTCTGGGCACGTCAGGCTAGCCTTGGCCTGGGCATTTCCAGTAACAGAGACTTGAAGTTTGTGTGTCCAAGCTTCTTTCGGGGTGCAGCCGGACTTCCCCCTGCTGCTTCAAGTCACCCTAACCCCCAAGACTAGGGGCCTGGCCTCGGGGGAAGCAGACAAGCCAGCCTTGGCCAGAGGCCACTCCTGGGGGAAGATCTGCAGAATCAGAGGAGTGGCGCCTGGGGCCCTCCGCAGGGAAAGGCCACCACACCATGCGCTCACGGGACCGGCAGTTTCCGTGGTGACGGCCGGAAGTCGCAGACCCCCAGATTTCCGTTTCCTCCCGCCCTCCGAGGCACGCTGAGCTGTGATTGGATGGGAAGTTGACCCCGCCTCCATCCCCTTTTCCAGCTAGCAGGGGAAGCGCAGAGACTCCAGTGCGTCTCCGCTGGCACTCGGGGCCCATGCCAATAGCGCCCACGCTCCGCCCGCACGTCACGTTCCCCAAGTGTCCACCCCGACAGGTCTTTCCCTACACCACTGTAACCCTCCACAGTGCTTACCACTCTCTGGCACAATACATGTTTTGTTAGTTTACCTCAATCAGAATCTCCAGGAACGGGGATCTTTGGGTTTGCGACAGGACAGTGAGGGTGCTCGACCTCGCACCCTCTGGGTAACGCCTCTAGTCTCAGGGTCTTGCCGCGATCACCCTGCCTTGTCTGTGACCTATGGGGTCAAAGGCAGGCCGTGTGGGTGGCGGCAGCAGCGGAGACGACCACCCCCGCCGCGCTCTGCACATACTCAACACAGGATGAAGTGACCGCGAGCAAAGTGGCCCATGTCTGCCCCACTAAAAGATGGCGGCTAACCCCGCTTCCTGCCCGGCCCCGCGAGAGTCGCCGGAAGTGACCCGCAGGGCCGCCATGAACGGAAATACCCGAGTCCAGCCGAAGGAGGCCGAACCCCAAACTCCATCGCTGAGCAACGCGGGTTTGCGGCAGCTGCGCAGGCGCACAACGCAGGCCGGGCGGGAAGAGCCAAAGCGGGCAGGCGGCGGAAATATCCGAAGCCGCGGGGCGCCCGAGGCCGTTGCAGACCTCCGCGCTAAAGCCGCTGCTGCCGCGGAAGACGATCCTCCAAGACCCACCCGCCGTCACCGCGGCTGCCGCGTCCTCCTTCCACCCCTAGCCGCAGCCCCTTCGCGGAGGGATCAGCTGAGCGGCATACGGCACGGTCCGGGGAGCCCCGAGTCCGCAGCTGCAGCGGGGCCTGAGACCAGAGTGGGCGAGGGCAAGGAAGGAGCGGCCCGGGGCagtgggggcggggccgggcgggCCCGAGAACAGCCGAATTTGGCCGAGAGCTGCCGAGCGAGCCCGAGGCGCTAGGCCAGGCCGGAGCCGGACTACGGGAGCCGAGGCGGGCCGCGCGGTGGGCGCGGAGCGGCGCGGCAGGCCGGGCGGGTGGCGGCAGCAGCGGAGGAGGCCGCAGCGGCGGGTCCGAGGAGCGAAGGCGACGCGGGCGGCGGCGGGGGGCCGGGTGGCCGGGGTCCCGGGCCccgcggcggcggcagcggcggcggcggcggcaggatGATCAAGCTGTTCTCGCTGAAGCagcagaagaaggaggaggagtcgGCGGGCGGCACCAAGGGCAGCAGCAAGAAGGCGTCGGCGGCGCAGCTGCGGATCCAGAAGGGTAGGGGGTCAGGGGATGGGGTTGGAGCCGGAGGTCGGAGGTCAGGGCCTGAGGCAGGGTGATGTTAAGAGTCAGGAGGGGGTAATGCTGTTGCCGAGGGTCAGAGGTGGAGGGCCCcgagtggggggggggggggtcggAGTTCAGGTCTTGAGGGTTGGGATCATGCAGTCACGGGGTGGGGGTCAGAGATGGGTCCCGGTATGTGGTGGTTTAGGATATTAGGAAGGCCTGGTGTCTGGTACTAGGGACTCGGAATCTCAGAGTCAGGCAGTGGAGTGGAGGAGCTGGGGACTGGAGAGTATGGGGGTTAGACGGGAACTTGGGTTTGGGGTGACAGGCGAAAAAGAGACGGATAGTAGAGGCTAAAGGTTGGTGATATGAGTGGGAGAGGATTTAGTGTATTATGCTGGGGTCTCTGGGAATCTCAGAGTCAAACGGGTAAAGTAAGTTGGAGGATTAGGGACCCATGGGCCTACCTGAGAGTCACAGCAATTTGGATTTGGGCTTTGGGGTAACAGGTGGAGGAAGGAAGGTTAGTGAGTACCAGGGATTGGAGACAGGGGTGAGGGGAAATTTAGGCTATTGTGCTGTGAACCTCAGAGTCAAaggaggtggggcagggtggtgggggttggggactTGAGATTGTAGGGGTCAGATGGGAAGCTGGgtctgagagacagagaagaggaaggacaGTGAGGACTGAGGgttggtgggggtgggcaggATCTTTGAGTTTGGGTGAACAGGTAGATACTGGAGAGTAGAGGTCATGGATGGGGAGCCGGGAGTTTAGGGCAGTCAGAGGATGTTTGGGAgtggggacatttgggagctgtGGATACAGAAAAGTTGGGGGTTACCCTGGACCAGGAGTTGGGACACGCATACACAACTAAACATGCATGTTTGGGGTATGATGTGTATCCACAAGAGCCAAGCTAGGGAACAGGGAGAGGGCTGGAGGTGTGGAGCACAGCCCAGGACAGAGGCCTAGGGGTCTAGGAGGAGACCATGGGGGTTCTGCTAACAAACACCTGCCCTAAGTGTCCTGCTggctccctgtctctctctcttcccctccctctttctgACCCCCACTCTCTGCTGCCCAAATCCAGACATAAACGAGCTGAACCTGCCCAAGACGTGTGATATCAGCTTCTCAGATCCAGACGACCTCCTCAACTTCAAGCTGGTCATCTGTCCTGATGAGGTGAGGGTGCATATGGCTGAATTCCCAGGAGCAGACCAAGCGTGTCCCCACTGAGAGGAGGGAGACATATTCCGCCCATCAGGCCCCACAGGATGGAACCCTAAAATTTTCTTCTCCCCCTTTCCCTCCCAGGGCTTCTACAAGAGTGGAAAGTTTGTGTTCAGTTTTAAGGTGAGTCCCAGGCAGGCAGGGATGGCTCCCTGGACTGAGGAGGCAGCAGCTGAGGCCCTTCCAGGGACCTACccatctctcctttcttttcctggagccaGGTGGGCCAGGGGTACCCACATGATCCCCCCAAGGTGAAGTGTGAGACAATGGTCTATCACCCCAACATTGACCTCGAGGGCAACGTCTGCCTCAACATCCTCAGGTGAAGGCACGGGCCCTCTactgccctccccagccctgcctgccagGTCCCCCTCATGGTCTTGTGGGCACTACATCAGACTCTGTGCCTTCCCACCCCTTTGTTGTTTGTGGTTTCTTCATTTCCCAGTCATCTTCCTCATGGCCTGACCTTGGTTTtctccctggcctggcctgctccacaccctccctcccagcctctcACATGCTCACTCTCCTATGCCCTGGATCTGACCTGCCCAATACCAGAGGGGCCTGTGGCAGTCTCCCCCTCACCAAGCTCTGACCCTGATGCTCTCTGTCCACAGAGAGGACTGGAAGCCAGTCCTTACGATAAACTCCATAATTTATGGCCTGCAGTATCTCTTCTTGGTGAGTAGGAATAGGTGGTTGGGTCTGGGGAGACTGGCCTTCTGTCCCTCTGGCCTGTTGACCCCCCCACCTGTACTGGCCACAGGAGCCCAACCCCGAGGACCCACTGAACAAGGAGGCTGCAGAGGTCCTGCAGAACAACCGGCGGCTGTTTGAGCAGAACGTGCAGCGCTCCATGCGCGGTGGCTACATCGGCTCCACCTACTTCGAGCGCTGCCTGAAATAGGGTTGGCGCATACCCACCCCCGCCACGGCCACAAGCCCTGGCATCCcctgcaaatatttattgggggCCATCGGTAGGGGTTTGGGGGGCGGCCCGTGGGGGAATTCCCTGCCTTGGCCTTACCTCCCCTTCCTGCCACTTgcccctagtttttttttttttttttttttttttttttaccaccatGTGATTAAGGTCGGCTCTGCCTCCCCCGACCCACTCAGCGATGGGAAATGAATTGGCTTGTCTAGCCCCCCTGCTGGGTGCTTGTTCAGCCCCCACTCTGGGCTGTGGAGTGGGTGGGCAAGGGGCCTGGGTAGCTGGGCCCAGGCAACCCACCCCTCCACCTCTGGAGGTCGCACCAGGCTATTAAAGGGGAATGTTACTGCATGGCCTCTGCTTCTTACTTCTATGGGGTGGGTGGGGCAGCTGAGGTCCATTAGGGCCTGCAAAGTTGGGGTGGTGGAACGTCTGGTCACAGGTGGCATTGGAGCACCCTACAACAGGCTGCCCAGTGCCTGGGGCAGCTCTCGAGTTGGTGGGGATACCAGGCTAGAGCCTGGGGTTGGTTGGGATGAAGCCTACTCTAGGATGAGAAGCGTAGGCAGGATCCAGTGACCTCTGGGTTCCTGGCCAAGAGGGCAGCACAGTGGAAGAAACAAGCCATCTCTAGCTTTGCCCCTTTCTTGTGTGGGTGGGCCCACCGAGGAGGAGGAGCCTCCTGAGGCTCCTTCTATCTGAGGCCTCAGCCAGAAGTCAGGGTCTCACGGACAAGCTGGGCCCTCAAGTGGAGGTTGGGTGGAAAGCGCCCACCCCGGTACTGGCTTGGTGGGGTCACTTGGGCGGGACTCAAACATGAAACACTGACGCGCAGAGGCAACGGGAGCTATTGCGCATGCGCTCGAACGCTGGCCCATTCCAGGGCACGTACGCACGCGCGCTCCTGGGAGCCTCCCAACCTTCCGGGTGCGGGCGGGGCATGTTACGTCACGTCGTTTAATCCGGAAACGGCGGCGGAGGCGACAGGATCGAGGGGCCTTGGTAGGTGGGCAAGTCGgggaacccagaaagaagcgtgaCCCGGAAGCGGAAGCGGGTGCCCGTCCCAGCTCCGGTGAGTGGCCCCTGCTGGACCGCGGATACCGGGCGGGCGTGCGGGCGGCAGCGTACGAGGCTTCTACTCGCCCGGGTGTCCGGTGCCTCGCTTCTCCCTGGGACCCTGTCGTCAACATCGAGGTCTCCAACACCACCTTGCTTTGGTGCCGGGCCCACTGACTCTGTCCTCGGTGTATAGTGCGACCCAACCTGCATCATCCGGTCCTCGGTGTACAGGATGCCCCAGCGCTCCCAACCGTCTCCCTCAGCATTCAGGGTTCCCAGATTCTAATGCCTTGTCCTCAGCTTCACAGCCCCACATTCACCTTTCTTGGTTCTTAGGGTCTCCGCCCATCCTGTCCTCCTCTATCAGAACCCCCACAATTGCCCTGTGCTCAGTGCCCACGGTCCCTAAAACACTAGTGCGCCAACTCGCGtcgccacccccccccccccagtcgTATCAAGGACTCCGGGGCCTCACCCATGGGTCTGGAGAGAAAAGCTAAACTTGGAAGCCGTAACTTCTGTGGGGGTATGGCGATGGAGGGGCTCGGGCCAGCGCTTGGGTAATTTTCAGGTCTACCTGTCCCCCTTATGTGTCCCCGGGACAATCCCAGTGTTCTCAGCTGTTCCCTTTTGGCCCCTCATTCCTGTCTCCAGTCTCAGCCCCTTCCCGTTTAGCAAGGCTCCCGTGACCCTGTTCTGCTTCTTGCCCTCCTTCTGGGCCCCCTGCTCTACAACTGGGCCTCACATCTGTCTCAGGCCTGCCAGTGAGCTTCTACCACCATGGACCTGTTGTTCGGGCGCCGGAAGACGCCAGAGGAGCTACTGCGGCAGAACCAGAGGGCCCTGAACCGTGCCATGCGGGAGCTGGACCGCGAGCGACAGAAACTAGAGACCCAGGAGAAGAAAATCATTGCAGACATTAAGAAGATGGCCAAGCAAGGCCAGATGGTGAGTGTGGGTGGTCAGGGGCAGGTTGCTGTCAATCAGGCACGGCTGTAACAGCAGTAAACAAGAGAGACCAGACACCAAACACAGGTGCTTTCAGCAAAATGAGTGGAGTGAAAGGTCAGCAGGGCTTCCCTAGTTTGAGGGTCTGGAAGGCTGCCTCCAAGGAACTGGTATGAGAGCCAAGGCTTGAGTTATGACAGTGAGCCTACAGATCTGGGCAGGGAATGTGTCAAGCAGACAGAGCAGCAAATGTTAAAAGAGAGCCTCGACAAAACAGGAGATGACAGGTGAGCTTCAAGAGTTGGGCATGGACCAGACAATTCAGAACTGTGGGCCAAAGTGGGAGCTAAGTTGAAAGGTTAGGGATtacagggctgggcgcggtagctcacacctggaatcccagcactttgggaggccaaggtggttggatcacctgaggtcaggacttcgagaccagcctgaccagcgtggtgaaaccccatctctactgaaaatacaaaaaactagctgggcgtggtggtgcacacctgtaatcccagctactccggaggctgaggcaggacaatcacttgaacccaggaggcggaggttacagtgagctgacattgtgccactgcactccagcctgggcaacagagcaagattctgtctcaaaaaaaaaaaaaaaagaaagaaaaaagataactatAAGGAtaagctggccaggcatggtggctcacgcctgtaatcctagcactttgggaggctgaggtggacggatcacccgaggtcaggagttcaagaccagcctggccaacacagcagaAGCCcgctctaccaaaaattagccagacatggtggtgcatgcttgttatcccagctattcgagaggctgaagcaggagaatcacttgaacccgggagacataggtttcagtgagccaagattgtgccacagcactccagcctaggcaacaaagcaagactccatctcaaaaaaagaaaaaaaaaaaaaaggataaggaTAAGCTACGGCAAAGAGGCTGCCAAAACCAGTAAGGAGACATGAAGAAGGAACACAGCCTTTGATGGGTGAGAGGGTTTTGGCCTGAACAGGTAGGCAGAGAAGATAGCATTTCTTGGGATGGGCAAGAAAGATGTTTGGAGAGGAAATCAAAAGCTGAGCCTCAGGTTTGTATGCGATTCTGGATAGTTTGAGGTGTGGGTTTGTATCAAGTGGAAGAAGGGGCAGATTCTTTGTCTAGGCTGGGAATAGAAATTGAGCAATGGCTGTTAAGTCAAAAGAATGACTGAAAACATGGAGAGAAAAGGAACCCTAAGGAGTGAGCCTGGGGCCTTTCTTTTACCATTTACGAATCAAGAGAGGTGAGGAGGACCTTACAAAGGAGCCCAGGGAGTTGGTGGCTCAAGAGGCAGAGAAGGGTTAGGTCAGGAGGGAGGGACCAGTGACCATTGGGTTAGCCACAAAGTCTCTGTAAACTTCAAGTGGAATTGCGAattggggtggtggggaggaacACCTAACTAATGGGGTGTCAAGAAGTATAGGATAATCTCATTCCTGTGTCCTTGATACCCGTCTACTCTGCAGGATGCCGTTCGCATCATGGCAAAAGACTTGGTGCGCACCCGGCGCTATGTGCGCAAGTTTGTATTGATGCGGGCCAACATCCAGGCTGTGTCCCTCAAGATTCAGACACTCAAGTCCAACAACTCGATGGCACAAGCCATGAAGGGTGTCACCAAGGCCATGGGCACCATGAACAGACAGGTGCGCTTTTCCCAATCCCCCTTCCCACTCCCACGACCTATGGGGACCACACTGACACTCCTACCACTTCCAGCTGAAGTTGCCCCAGATCCAGAAGATCATGATGGAGTTTGAACGGCAGGCAGAGATCATGGATATGAAGGAGGAGATGATGAATGATGCTATTGATGATGCCATGGGTGATGAGGAAGACGAAGAGGAGAGGTATGGGGAAACTGGATGGGAGGGTAGAGGTGTTTGCCTGGCCCTCATGGAGTGCATAGCCCTCATTGAGTTCTCTCTCTTCCCTAGTGATGCTGTTGTGTCCCAGGTCCTGGATGAGCTGGGACTTAGCCTAACAGATGAGCTGTCAAGTGAGTGCTCCAAAACCTGGGCCCCATTTCCCACCCAAGGCCCAGCCACAGCCCCAAGCCCTCCCTTTGCCTGCATTACTCCCCTCCCCTGCTCAAACCCCCACTTTCTCTGCAGACCTCCCCTCAACTGGAGGCTCGCTCAGTGTGGCTGCTGGTGGGAAAAAAGCAGAGGCCGCAGCCTCAGCCCTAGCTGATGCAGATGCAGACCTGGAGGAACGGCTCAAGAACCTGCGGAGGGACTGAGTGCCCCCTGCCACTCCAAGATAACCAGTGGATGCCCAGGATCTTTTACCCTAACCCCTCTGTAATAAAAGAGATTGGACACTAGTCTCTAGGCCCATGTGACTTTTGGCCTGATGTGGGACCAGGCTGGGGTCCCTGGGAGGACAAGTATCACCTAACGCAAGAGGCACTTGGTACAAAGCCAAGGCTGGGGGTTTGGGGCAGGGGTGGACAAGCAAAGTCCACCTGGGGTTTTTCAGGGGTTGGGAGCTTGAGGTGAGCTGTGGGCCCTGCTCCATCCCCTCCCCCAAGATACTGGACTCCCCCAAACACCCTGGTAGGATCTTGAGAGGCCAGTCCTCCATCTGCCAGGCTGTAGTGCCCAACACTGTTTGGTCCAGTGATGGTTTCATGACAACATTCGAGGACAGTCCAGACCAACCGAGGCAAGGGGGTGACCTTGAGATTCACACGGGCTCAACTGTAGAGTAACTAAATCATAACACAGGGATGAATGATAATGTTACGTGGACTCAGCAAAGGGAGACGGAAAAAACCATATTTGgaaggtctcagctcactgtggtACCATCTGAAGATGAGAAACAGCTACGGCACCAAAGTTTATGAAGTATTCAGTAGAGTGGGGCTAACCCTGCCTACACAGGGCTGCAGGTCACACCCACCATCGCACAGGGTACCAAACAAGCCTCTAGCGTGTACATCCTTTGCCCTGGGTGCCCTCCCCATATCCAGAAAGGGCAAGGAGGCAGTCTTCCCCACTCCCTAGGCATCCATACACATGGGCTTGGGTAGGCTGGGGACAAGACCCCCCTCCCTTGTGCCACCAGTGCTTGATAAGGCTGAATAGCAGATACAGTCAATAAACCAGGCCCTAGGACCACAGCCCCCCCAACCAGCCAAGGCCTGAGGAACTGGTGAAGTTTTTATTAAATCCACAGAAGTAAAAACCGTATCGTGAGGAACTGGGGGATGGGGCCACCAGGGAGTGGGAGTCAGGCCACCAGGGGAGTGGGGATGGGGTGACAAGACAGAGAACAGAGCCAGGCTTAGCTGGCCATGGGGGCTCCAGCCTCAGGGGCCATCACCAGGGCCACCAGACAGCTCCTGGGAACTCAGGCCAGCACCAGGCAGGCTCATCGGCGGGGGCTCCACCAGCACAGCAGAGAACTTGGTGTCACCGAAGGCCTCGTTCATGCGCGTCTCGAAGAAGCGCTGCAGGCCGATGATGGACTGCACGTCTGCCTTGTCCTGGACCAAGCAGGAATGCAGTGGATGAATGGGTCCTAGCTCTTTCCTTCACATCTCTCCCTGCCCACAGCCCCTCCATTCCACTAGCTCACCTCAGTTAACTTGTTGAATTGCTTGAACATGCGGCCCACATCCTGGGCAAACTCCTGTGGGGAGCTGTAGGGAGGTGACAACTTCTCCTGCAGGCGGGCGCGGATCAGGGTCAGATCCAGGGTGCCACCGGGCTGGTCCTACAGGCAGagatcacacatacacacacaaagacacacatatacatgcacaggTTGAGGGTGAGACCTGGCAGCCACCACCGCCCCACCCCCCGACTTTCCCGTCCTAGGACTCACCAGGGAGAAGGTGGAGTCGGTAGCCAACTGATGCAGGGGGCGGCAGGGTTCATGACAGAAGAGAGCCAGCAGAACACGCTCACATTTCTACAAACAGTGTACTGGATGTCACAGCTCTGGGTAGCACCTATAAAGCCTCTATGGGCAACCCCACCTAGGTAACCCCAGTCCTCACCCGCTGGTTGGCTGGCGAGAGCTTGGCCACCACGCCAGTGCTGTCTGCACCATCCAGGCTGAGGCTGCCATCCTCCTCCTTCAGGTCAGGGAGCACATGGCAGAGTGAGCAGCTCCACTCCTCCCTAGGGTGAAGAGAATAAGGGTCTGCACATGATCCTGTCCAGACAGCCCAACACCCAGACTAGACCCACACCAGCCTCACACTCACCCTGGTACATCCTGCAGGGCCGGCAGGTGACAGTCCAGGTGGAAACAAAACTCACACTGGTTGCACATGACCAGATCACCTGGCTTCTGGCAGACACGGCAAATGGTGGCACTGTCATCCAGGGTTCCCGGGCCACCACCTGGGGCTGAGGTACCCTCAGGAGCCACCACCTCCAGCCCTGAGCTGGTGCTGCCACTAGGTGAGGCCAGGCGGGGACCCTCAGCACCAGGACCCTCCGCAAGAGCCATAAGCACAGGTTTGGTTTCAGGGCCCTCAGTGGCAGTAGGAGGGGCTCCAATGGCAGCCTCCGTCTCCTCCTCCTGCAAGGTGGTGATGAGGGGTGTTCAACAGGGTCCAGACCTGGACTACAGGCTTCATCCTACAGCTATAGTTCCTTGGGACAGGCTTACCTTGACAATGGCCATACCAGCCAGGGGTGGGGCACCAGGGGTTCCTGCAGGGGCAGTCCCTGGCTGGCCAGTAGCTGCAGCAGCGGCACCACGTTCAATAACAATAAGGTTGTAGTCCTCAGTGGTACTGCCTGGGAAGACCTTGAAGACGGGTGGCTGGCTGTCAGCTGTGAGGTCCAGGTCCAGGCGTTCCAGGCTCACTCGTGGCACCTTGCGCATAAGGCCGCTCACCTCGCCCTCACCTGAGCGGGACCTGTAGATGCAGCAACCTGGC
This window encodes:
- the UBE2M gene encoding NEDD8-conjugating enzyme Ubc12, with amino-acid sequence MIKLFSLKQQKKEEESAGGTKGSSKKASAAQLRIQKDINELNLPKTCDISFSDPDDLLNFKLVICPDEGFYKSGKFVFSFKVGQGYPHDPPKVKCETMVYHPNIDLEGNVCLNILREDWKPVLTINSIIYGLQYLFLEPNPEDPLNKEAAEVLQNNRRLFEQNVQRSMRGGYIGSTYFERCLK
- the CHMP2A gene encoding charged multivesicular body protein 2a, which encodes MDLLFGRRKTPEELLRQNQRALNRAMRELDRERQKLETQEKKIIADIKKMAKQGQMDAVRIMAKDLVRTRRYVRKFVLMRANIQAVSLKIQTLKSNNSMAQAMKGVTKAMGTMNRQLKLPQIQKIMMEFERQAEIMDMKEEMMNDAIDDAMGDEEDEEESDAVVSQVLDELGLSLTDELSNLPSTGGSLSVAAGGKKAEAAASALADADADLEERLKNLRRD